A genomic region of Candidatus Cloacimonadaceae bacterium contains the following coding sequences:
- a CDS encoding ZIP family metal transporter: MLKDPIFLALLGTMFTWLMTALGASFVLFFKTIKSWVMDSMLGFAAGVMIAASFWSLLNPAIAMSGGSPYPAVIGFLLGGAFLRLIDLLLPHLHINHDLSEREGLKTPWGKSTLLFLAVTLHNFPEGLAVGVAFGAVGYGLESASMAGAVALALGIGIQNLPEGAAVSIPLRREGLSRWRSFFWGQFSGMVEPLGGILGAMMVLLARPVLPYALSFAAGAMIYVVAEEVIPEAQRGKHAHLSTIGVMLGFAVMMTLDVVLG, from the coding sequence TTGCTGAAAGATCCGATCTTCCTGGCGCTTTTGGGAACCATGTTCACGTGGCTTATGACCGCGCTTGGCGCTAGCTTCGTCTTGTTTTTCAAGACGATCAAAAGCTGGGTGATGGATTCCATGCTCGGTTTTGCCGCCGGAGTGATGATCGCTGCCAGCTTTTGGTCGCTGCTCAATCCCGCAATCGCGATGAGCGGAGGAAGCCCTTATCCCGCGGTGATCGGATTCCTATTGGGAGGAGCATTTTTGAGACTGATCGATCTGCTGCTGCCTCATTTGCATATCAATCATGATCTTTCCGAGCGCGAAGGACTGAAAACCCCCTGGGGTAAATCCACCTTGCTGTTTCTCGCTGTCACCTTGCACAACTTTCCGGAAGGATTGGCGGTGGGAGTCGCTTTCGGAGCAGTGGGATATGGATTGGAATCCGCCAGCATGGCAGGCGCGGTGGCATTGGCTTTGGGCATCGGTATCCAAAATCTTCCTGAAGGCGCTGCGGTGTCCATTCCCCTCAGACGTGAAGGTCTTTCCCGCTGGCGGAGCTTTTTTTGGGGACAGTTTTCCGGCATGGTCGAACCCCTCGGTGGAATCCTCGGAGCGATGATGGTTTTGCTCGCCCGTCCGGTATTGCCCTATGCTCTTTCATTCGCAGCAGGAGCGATGATCTATGTGGTGGCGGAAGAGGTCATCCCCGAAGCCCAGAGAGGCAAACATGCCCATCTTTCCACGATCGGAGTCATGCTTGGCTTTGCGGTGATGATGACTTTGGATGTGGTGCTCGGATAA
- a CDS encoding DUF4159 domain-containing protein, producing the protein MNASVKILCILLIAIAISISTLGGITGTLTRTGFARLQYDGGGDWYNDPEVLPNLARYVNSLLNTNFPIDQAVVKASDAKLFEYPFVYLTGHGNIRFTDREIENLRQWMLRGGFLYADDDYGMDQSFRREIKRIFPEYQLTELDPSFPLFTRFFDFSAGLPKIHKHDEKPPQAYGIFDENGRLMTLYTYESNISDGWADYETHKNPPEVRETALRFGANIVYYVMTR; encoded by the coding sequence TTGAATGCATCTGTCAAGATCCTCTGCATCCTTCTGATTGCTATTGCTATATCCATCAGCACTTTGGGAGGAATCACCGGAACGCTTACCCGCACCGGTTTTGCCCGTCTGCAATATGACGGCGGAGGGGATTGGTACAACGATCCGGAGGTGCTGCCCAATCTTGCCCGCTACGTCAATTCACTGCTAAATACAAACTTCCCCATCGACCAGGCGGTCGTCAAAGCCTCGGATGCCAAACTCTTTGAATATCCTTTCGTCTATCTCACCGGGCACGGCAACATCAGATTCACCGATCGCGAGATAGAAAACCTGCGCCAGTGGATGCTGCGCGGCGGATTCCTCTATGCGGACGACGATTATGGCATGGATCAATCCTTCCGCCGCGAGATCAAACGCATCTTCCCTGAATATCAACTAACCGAATTGGATCCATCCTTCCCCTTATTCACAAGGTTCTTCGATTTCAGCGCGGGACTGCCAAAGATTCACAAACACGACGAGAAACCGCCCCAGGCTTATGGAATCTTCGACGAAAACGGCAGATTGATGACGCTTTATACCTACGAAAGTAACATCAGCGACGGCTGGGCGGACTATGAAACCCACAAAAACCCTCCCGAAGTGCGCGAAACCGCTTTGCGCTTCGGTGCAAACATCGTCTATTATGTGATGACGAGGTGA
- a CDS encoding radical SAM protein, with protein sequence MIFLLFRLIGYWFMKHLGFPKLLPINYTVSLLYTCNSRCSTCNIWKKKADNLTVAEYVKIFRSVGRAPYWITFSGGEPFLRNDIVEVIKGIYEVSRPRIINIPTNGLLVATIVDKTEAIAKACPKAQIIINVSIDGIENQHDEIRKVPGNFAKAISTFHKLKALKLPNLSVGIHTVISKFNVESFSLIANELLRLNPDSYITEIAEERVELDTIGANISPSLIAYKSAVDYLIHRIKNSKYTGMNKLTMAFRIEYYNLVKRILRDQKQVIPCYSGVASVQISPDGDLWSCCIKAKPLANLRKLDYNFRRAWTSMDAELDRRSIHKKKCWCPLANAAYTNMLMDCGTLFRVFYRSYIKWW encoded by the coding sequence ATGATCTTTCTGCTCTTTCGCTTGATAGGTTATTGGTTTATGAAACACTTGGGCTTTCCCAAGCTGTTGCCTATCAACTATACCGTCAGCCTTTTATATACCTGCAATTCGCGCTGCAGCACCTGCAACATCTGGAAAAAGAAAGCGGATAACCTCACTGTTGCCGAATATGTCAAGATTTTTAGGAGTGTGGGACGCGCTCCCTATTGGATCACTTTCAGCGGCGGCGAACCATTTCTCCGCAACGACATCGTCGAAGTAATAAAGGGCATCTATGAGGTTTCGAGACCGCGCATCATCAACATCCCCACCAACGGACTTTTGGTAGCGACCATCGTGGACAAGACGGAAGCCATCGCCAAAGCCTGTCCCAAAGCGCAGATCATTATCAACGTCTCCATCGACGGCATCGAGAATCAGCATGATGAGATCCGCAAAGTGCCCGGAAACTTCGCCAAAGCGATTTCCACTTTCCACAAACTCAAGGCTTTGAAGCTCCCCAACCTCTCCGTGGGCATCCATACGGTGATCTCCAAATTCAATGTGGAAAGCTTTTCCTTGATCGCCAACGAATTACTGCGCCTCAATCCGGACTCCTACATCACGGAAATTGCCGAAGAACGCGTGGAACTTGATACCATCGGCGCAAACATCTCTCCCTCGCTGATTGCCTACAAATCCGCCGTAGATTATCTCATCCACCGCATCAAAAACAGCAAATACACCGGCATGAACAAACTAACGATGGCGTTTCGAATCGAGTATTACAATCTCGTCAAACGCATCCTCCGGGATCAGAAACAGGTGATTCCTTGCTATAGCGGGGTCGCGTCCGTGCAAATCTCTCCCGATGGTGACCTTTGGTCTTGCTGCATCAAGGCAAAGCCACTGGCAAACCTGAGAAAGCTGGATTACAATTTCAGACGCGCATGGACGTCCATGGACGCGGAACTGGATCGGCGCTCAATCCACAAGAAAAAGTGCTGGTGCCCGCTGGCAAATGCGGCATACACAAATATGCTAATGGACTGTGGCACGCTTTTCAGAGTATTCTATCGCAGCTATATAAAGTGGTGGTGA
- a CDS encoding peptidylprolyl isomerase, whose product MNQIRAYRLITLLTLLLLSISMLNCSNKTNQKTPELEEIVQKEAPKNVVNVTIETTYGNIELELWPDLAPKTVNNFVELAQKGFYTRTYFHRVIPDFMVQGGCPNTKDNDRTNDGTGGPGYKFEDECHAMGAQITGAIEDDETAMLVWNGIIIPHMQSGKTPDAEIFAIVQQVQEQQSGKPIMAHPVSYYHQRTGISTPIHRQTLKAPALYSYIAMANSGPNTNGSQFFIITNKQGTPHLNGKHTVFGKVVKGMDIVHTIEKLPRDRSDNPNLDNQAFINGISFPK is encoded by the coding sequence ATGAATCAGATACGCGCATACCGCCTGATCACGCTATTAACCCTGTTGCTGCTCAGCATTTCGATGTTGAATTGCAGCAATAAAACCAACCAAAAAACACCAGAATTGGAGGAAATCGTGCAGAAAGAAGCACCCAAAAACGTAGTAAACGTCACTATCGAAACCACTTATGGAAACATCGAGCTCGAGCTTTGGCCCGATCTGGCACCCAAGACAGTGAACAACTTTGTCGAACTCGCCCAAAAGGGCTTTTATACCAGAACCTATTTCCACCGCGTGATTCCGGATTTCATGGTCCAGGGCGGCTGCCCAAACACCAAAGATAATGACCGCACAAACGACGGCACCGGCGGTCCCGGATACAAATTTGAAGACGAATGTCATGCGATGGGAGCTCAGATCACCGGCGCCATCGAGGATGACGAAACCGCCATGCTCGTCTGGAACGGCATCATCATCCCTCACATGCAATCCGGCAAAACTCCGGACGCTGAGATCTTCGCGATCGTCCAACAGGTGCAGGAACAGCAAAGCGGCAAGCCGATCATGGCTCATCCGGTGAGCTACTATCACCAACGCACCGGCATCAGCACTCCGATCCATAGGCAGACCCTCAAAGCTCCGGCGCTATATTCCTACATCGCCATGGCAAATTCCGGACCCAACACCAACGGCTCACAGTTCTTCATCATCACTAATAAACAAGGAACACCGCATCTGAACGGCAAACACACCGTCTTTGGAAAAGTCGTCAAGGGCATGGACATCGTGCACACGATCGAAAAACTTCCCCGCGACAGAAGCGATAATCCCAACCTCGATAACCAGGCTTTCATCAACGGAATCTCATTCCCGAAATAA
- a CDS encoding UDP-2,3-diacylglucosamine diphosphatase gives MRICVLSDIHFKYSPDKNSDRENAKLILSFLQESVGRYDLIVLNGDIFDLWYDWNYVIIKQYFPLLHRFANLREAGCRIVHISGNHDFWFNDFLSKFLGMELYADRFILETDGKRMMFTHGDLHTVNDMRYKVFRHIIRQNWVKSIFAALHPDIALTIGRKLSRSSRLRKVSTILQNKKSSGLTHFATGQIKNKGFDIVAMGHSHSPSLKPIEHGFYVNSGDWMRAHSYVEITNGIIELKYYKQKENTV, from the coding sequence TTGCGGATCTGCGTTCTTTCCGATATCCATTTTAAATACAGCCCGGACAAAAACTCCGACCGGGAAAACGCGAAGCTGATCCTTTCCTTTTTGCAAGAGAGCGTCGGGCGCTATGACCTGATCGTCCTCAACGGAGACATCTTCGATCTTTGGTATGATTGGAATTATGTCATCATCAAGCAGTATTTTCCCTTGCTGCACCGCTTCGCAAATCTGAGAGAAGCCGGTTGCCGCATCGTCCACATCAGTGGAAACCACGATTTTTGGTTCAACGACTTCCTGTCAAAGTTTCTGGGCATGGAACTCTATGCCGATCGTTTCATTCTGGAAACTGACGGCAAGCGCATGATGTTTACCCACGGCGATCTGCACACGGTCAACGATATGCGCTACAAGGTGTTCCGCCATATAATCCGGCAAAACTGGGTCAAAAGCATCTTCGCGGCGCTGCATCCGGACATCGCTTTGACCATCGGGCGAAAGCTATCCCGCTCCAGCAGGCTGCGCAAGGTTTCCACCATATTGCAAAACAAGAAAAGCTCCGGTCTGACCCACTTTGCGACCGGACAGATCAAGAACAAAGGTTTTGACATCGTCGCCATGGGGCACAGCCATTCCCCCTCGCTGAAACCCATCGAGCATGGATTTTACGTAAACAGCGGAGACTGGATGAGAGCCCACAGCTATGTCGAAATCACCAACGGAATCATCGAGCTAAAATACTATAAACAAAAGGAGAACACAGTATGA
- a CDS encoding PQQ-binding-like beta-propeller repeat protein, producing the protein MISIQSKMAFPPSAMCDYQASQDGKFAWFICTWHPEKMFALEEIQAEIKLEIINSGISNLSKMEAEKWIKDLFADFHWKLHARFRKTDLIEKGISLFFGIIFEQELYFVQFGRIFCAATHKDKLIHVGQNWKNFHVQSHKELNLLGFSEADIKIKTHRHLIAKNQHFIVLPGIIANKVFATDTDATGIVPVIESYAGTENTLWLILAGVPDLLKTKRRRIRKLHISSTLLILMTIAAIAYMGFGNRSIDLFFRKAKMLFQSKQPVRLEQIPNYLKVNNGEIIKYLERAVNMPARTIELSLLWNTDLPYNVTAAPAFNLENIYLASDNNLLAFNKKTRKLLWKVSLEDEIISILNTRAGLIVALENNRILGLNDDGTKSWQRNISTGINGKSSLRPLELTNNENPRIDGSISIIPTEKGLSVVDSNRGETLSEITLTEKLQYLSAYDSFDSCFYAVVANTIVCLELKIVN; encoded by the coding sequence ATGATCTCGATTCAAAGTAAGATGGCTTTTCCGCCTTCCGCGATGTGCGATTATCAGGCATCGCAGGATGGGAAGTTTGCATGGTTCATTTGCACCTGGCATCCGGAAAAGATGTTTGCCCTGGAAGAAATCCAGGCAGAGATCAAGCTGGAGATCATCAATTCCGGCATCAGCAATCTCAGCAAGATGGAAGCGGAGAAATGGATCAAGGATCTCTTTGCGGATTTCCATTGGAAACTGCATGCCAGATTTCGCAAGACCGACCTGATCGAAAAGGGGATATCCCTCTTCTTTGGCATCATCTTTGAACAAGAGCTCTATTTCGTGCAGTTTGGCAGGATATTTTGCGCCGCCACGCACAAGGACAAGCTCATCCATGTGGGTCAAAACTGGAAGAACTTCCACGTCCAGAGCCATAAGGAGCTAAACTTGCTGGGCTTTTCCGAAGCGGATATCAAGATCAAGACCCATCGCCATTTGATCGCAAAAAACCAGCATTTCATCGTCCTGCCGGGCATTATCGCAAATAAGGTATTCGCAACAGACACGGACGCCACCGGTATCGTTCCTGTGATCGAATCCTATGCAGGCACGGAAAACACGCTCTGGTTGATCCTCGCTGGAGTGCCGGATTTGCTGAAAACCAAGCGCCGGCGCATACGTAAACTGCATATCTCCTCCACTCTCCTGATCCTGATGACGATTGCCGCGATCGCCTATATGGGCTTTGGCAACCGCTCCATCGATCTCTTTTTCCGCAAGGCGAAGATGCTGTTTCAAAGCAAACAGCCGGTGCGTCTGGAACAGATCCCAAACTATTTGAAGGTGAATAACGGAGAAATCATCAAATACCTGGAACGTGCGGTGAACATGCCGGCACGCACTATCGAGCTCAGCTTGTTGTGGAATACCGATCTGCCCTACAACGTGACCGCCGCCCCGGCTTTCAATCTCGAAAACATCTACCTGGCAAGCGATAACAACCTCCTCGCCTTCAATAAAAAGACCCGCAAGCTGCTTTGGAAGGTTTCTCTGGAAGACGAGATCATCTCCATTCTAAACACCCGCGCGGGACTGATCGTCGCTCTGGAAAACAACCGGATCCTCGGTCTGAATGACGATGGCACCAAGAGCTGGCAACGGAACATCAGCACCGGCATCAACGGCAAATCCAGTCTGCGACCGCTTGAACTGACCAACAACGAAAATCCCCGCATCGACGGAAGCATCTCCATCATCCCCACGGAAAAGGGACTCAGCGTGGTGGACAGCAACCGCGGCGAGACGCTATCCGAGATCACGCTGACAGAAAAGCTGCAATATCTTTCCGCTTATGACAGCTTCGATTCCTGTTTCTATGCAGTGGTGGCAAATACGATCGTATGTTTGGAACTGAAGATCGTCAATTGA